In the genome of bacterium, the window CGTGGTTCTTGGCGAAGGGCGATTCGGCGGCGCCCAGGTTGCCGCTGCGGCCGGTGGTCGGATTGCTCCGATTGTAATCGTGCTGCCAGTTGTTGGTGTTGTTGTTGATGTTGGTGTTGCGGTTCCAGGTATTGTTGTTGATGTTGTAATTGTTGATCGTGACGTTATTCCAGCCATGGGGGCCCCAATAGCCGCCGCAGCAGACGATGGTGTTGCCGCCCCAATAAAATCCGGTCGAGAGCCAGGCGCCCATCGCCAGGCCGGCGCTGAAAGTCATCAAGGGCACCACCGCCGCCACCGCGCTGGTGCTGTAGACCAAGGTCGGATCGTAGGTCGGGACGTAGACCACCTCGGGGTTGGCCGGCACGATCTCGATCTTGTTGCTGGAGTCGGTGCTGACTTTCTGCTGGGCGGTCGATTTGAGGTTACCCTGCTGCTGCGCCTGGGCTCGCAAGTTTTGGATCGCCTGCATCACGTCCGGCTGCTGATTGATGACCGCTTGGCCCAGTCGCTGGGTCCAGTCGAGCTTGTCGTTCATCATCTTGAGGGTCGAGGGGTAGTGGGCCACCGCCTTGACGCTCGGATCCCAGCTCTGGGAGTCGATCTTCGAGAAGTCGCCGGAGCCATGGATGATCCGGGCGGCGTCGACGATTTCCAGCGGATAGGTCGAAGCCGGGAGGATCTGGGCCAGCAGCGGGTCGGGGTAAAGCGCGATCGGCCCCAGCAATTGCTCGAGCTGGGACATCGAGAGCTTGGCGCCGGAAGAGCTTTGAGCCCGCAGGGCCGGTGGGAGCAGGATCAAGCAGAGCGCGAGGGCGAGCGCATGGAATTTCATGATGGCCTCCGGGCTGGGTTTCGA includes:
- a CDS encoding DUF3300 domain-containing protein, yielding MKFHALALALCLILLPPALRAQSSSGAKLSMSQLEQLLGPIALYPDPLLAQILPASTYPLEIVDAARIIHGSGDFSKIDSQSWDPSVKAVAHYPSTLKMMNDKLDWTQRLGQAVINQQPDVMQAIQNLRAQAQQQGNLKSTAQQKVSTDSSNKIEIVPANPEVVYVPTYDPTLVYSTSAVAAVVPLMTFSAGLAMGAWLSTGFYWGGNTIVCCGGYWGPHGWNNVTINNYNINNNTWNRNTNINNNTNNWQHDYNRSNPTTGRSGNLGAAESPFAKNHGSGLGGGASAQSNLQSFQRDMAGSRDRQANANMFGDRGDRNFGGEDSFRGFQSRGGGGGFGRFGGGGFGGGGFHGGGGFRR